The genomic window GGCTGGTCGCCAACTGTGGGCGCCCGATGCGGCTGAAAAAGACGGCACTTACTACCTGTATTTCCCCATGAAAGATAAGGATGACATCTTCCGCATTGGTGTCGCCAGTGGCAGTACCCCTTATGGCCCATTTAAAGCCGAGCCAGAGCCAATGCCCGGCAGCTATAGCATAGACCCAAGCGTATTTCAGGATGGCGACGACTACTACATGTACATAGGTGGTATTTGGGGCGGCCAGTTGCAGCGTTGGACAACCGGTGAGTACAACCCAGAAGATGTATACCCAGCGGATGACGAGCCTGCGCTATTACCTAAAATGGCCAAGCTAAGTGCAGATATGAAAAGCTTTGCCGAGCCATTAAGAGACATTCAAATTTTGGATGAAAATGGCGAGCTAATTAAAGCTGGCGATAACGACCGACGTTTCTTCGAAGCCGCGTGGGTACACAAATATAACGGCAAGTATTACTTGAGCTATTCAACCGGTGACACCCACTATATTGTGTATGCCATTGGCGATAACCCATACGGCCCGTTTACTTACCAGGGTGTAGTGCTCAACCCCGTTATTGGTTGGACTAACCATCACTCAATTGCTGAATTTAAAGGTAAGTGGTATTTGTTCTACCACGATAGTTCGCTTTCCGGTGGTGTAACACATTTGCGCAGCGTGAAAATGACAGAGCTAACTCACAACCCAGATGGCACTATCCAAACCATTAATGCCTATAAGTAACATGAATTTATAGCCTTAATGGCATTGCTAGCCTTTTACTAGCCGCCGCTCGGCGGCTAGTACCCGCTTACTTCTCGCACTATTTTATTTTTTACCCAAGGAATTCACGCTGGGTGTCGTCCTACTTTTAAACCATGGTGGAACGATACTGGGATTAGGGTAAATGCTGTGCGCACGCTACAATACCGATTACGAAAATAACAATGCGATAC from Saccharophagus degradans 2-40 includes these protein-coding regions:
- a CDS encoding glycoside hydrolase family 43 protein, giving the protein MPEHTRKRLLSTLGLALSGTAITLTLVGCGKDNPATQTEGSHSAGHTEVAAEQTHDIGGPGPEGKPINDPLVTHIYTADPSAHVFDGKLYIYPSHDVEAGIPQNDNGDHFDMRDYHVLSMEEPGGKVTDHGVALAREDVAWAGRQLWAPDAAEKDGTYYLYFPMKDKDDIFRIGVASGSTPYGPFKAEPEPMPGSYSIDPSVFQDGDDYYMYIGGIWGGQLQRWTTGEYNPEDVYPADDEPALLPKMAKLSADMKSFAEPLRDIQILDENGELIKAGDNDRRFFEAAWVHKYNGKYYLSYSTGDTHYIVYAIGDNPYGPFTYQGVVLNPVIGWTNHHSIAEFKGKWYLFYHDSSLSGGVTHLRSVKMTELTHNPDGTIQTINAYK